A genomic stretch from Bordetella sp. N includes:
- a CDS encoding LysR family transcriptional regulator: protein MELRHLRYFIAVAEEEHMTRAAERLGMQQPPLSQQIRDLERELGVQLFDRTPRSVRLNTAGRVFLEDARALLAGAERAAVRVQQVTRGQIGRIAVGYTSSASLHPRVPQLIRAFHARHPMIALDSQENTTRDLLEAVAGEALDAVFVRASAKRYPALSSLVLDQEEMVIALPIEHPLARKRGALALADLAAEPFILYRREDGPGVQDELLAACAQAGFAPRVVADVPRLLSAITLVASGRGVTLLPRSLEMLHRESVRYRALDVASAFTIPLTLVYREPAAETPLARFVEAARARPGDRIRLD, encoded by the coding sequence ATGGAATTGCGCCACCTTCGCTATTTCATCGCCGTCGCCGAAGAAGAGCACATGACGCGCGCGGCCGAGCGCCTGGGCATGCAGCAGCCCCCGCTCAGCCAGCAGATCCGCGACCTGGAACGTGAACTGGGTGTGCAGTTGTTCGACCGCACGCCACGCAGCGTTCGCCTGAATACGGCGGGACGCGTCTTTCTTGAAGACGCGCGCGCGCTGCTGGCAGGCGCCGAACGCGCCGCCGTGCGCGTGCAACAGGTGACGCGCGGCCAGATCGGCCGCATCGCGGTCGGCTACACCAGCTCCGCTTCATTGCATCCACGGGTACCCCAGCTGATCCGGGCGTTTCATGCGCGCCATCCCATGATCGCCCTCGACTCGCAGGAGAACACCACCCGCGATCTGCTGGAAGCGGTGGCCGGCGAGGCGCTGGACGCGGTCTTCGTACGCGCATCCGCCAAGCGCTATCCGGCTTTGTCCTCGTTGGTGCTGGACCAGGAAGAGATGGTGATCGCGCTGCCGATCGAACACCCCCTGGCCCGCAAGCGCGGCGCACTGGCGCTGGCGGACCTGGCGGCCGAGCCCTTCATCCTTTATCGGCGTGAAGACGGCCCCGGCGTGCAGGACGAGTTGCTCGCAGCATGCGCGCAAGCCGGCTTCGCACCGCGCGTGGTGGCCGACGTGCCGCGCCTGCTGTCGGCGATCACGCTGGTCGCGTCGGGACGCGGCGTTACTCTGCTGCCGCGTTCCCTGGAAATGCTGCATCGGGAAAGCGTCAGGTATCGGGCCCTGGATGTCGCGTCTGCGTTCACCATTCCGCTTACGCTGGTCTATCGCGAACCCGCCGCGGAGACGCCGCTGGCGCGGTTCGTGGAAGCGGCGCGGGCGAGGCCAGGCGACCGGATCAGGCTGGATTAG
- the kdsA gene encoding 3-deoxy-8-phosphooctulonate synthase: MSQQTISITPDIACGNDRPFVLFGGINVLESRELALRSCEHYQKVTRKLGIPYVFKASYDKANRSSIHSYRGPGMEEGLKIFEAVKAEFGVPVITDVHEPWQAAPVAEVADVVQLPAFLARQTDLVVALAKTGRVVNVKKPQFISPSQVQNVVEKINEAGNQQIILCDRGTAFGYDNLVVDMLGFGVMKKASSGLPVIFDVTHALQQRAAGAAASGGRREQVAELARAGMAVGLAGLFLEAHPDPDNAKCDGPSALPLDQLEPFLTQIKRLDDLVKSFEPLNIV, translated from the coding sequence ATGTCCCAACAAACCATTTCCATCACGCCCGACATCGCCTGCGGCAATGACCGCCCCTTCGTGCTGTTCGGCGGCATCAACGTCCTGGAATCGCGCGAGCTGGCCTTGCGGTCCTGCGAGCACTACCAGAAAGTCACCCGCAAGCTGGGCATTCCTTACGTCTTCAAGGCGTCCTACGACAAGGCCAACCGTTCTTCCATCCACTCCTACCGCGGCCCCGGCATGGAGGAAGGCTTGAAGATCTTTGAAGCGGTCAAGGCCGAGTTCGGCGTGCCGGTCATCACCGACGTGCATGAACCCTGGCAGGCCGCGCCCGTGGCCGAAGTGGCCGACGTGGTGCAGCTGCCGGCCTTCCTTGCCCGGCAGACCGACCTGGTGGTGGCGCTGGCCAAGACCGGCCGCGTGGTGAACGTCAAGAAACCCCAGTTCATCAGCCCCAGCCAGGTGCAGAACGTCGTCGAGAAGATCAACGAAGCGGGCAACCAGCAGATCATCCTGTGCGACCGGGGCACCGCCTTCGGCTACGACAACCTGGTGGTCGACATGCTGGGCTTCGGCGTGATGAAGAAAGCCTCGTCCGGCCTGCCCGTCATTTTCGATGTCACCCATGCCCTGCAGCAGCGCGCCGCCGGCGCCGCCGCGTCGGGCGGCCGCCGCGAACAGGTGGCGGAGCTGGCGCGCGCCGGGATGGCCGTGGGCCTGGCCGGCCTGTTCCTGGAAGCGCATCCGGACCCCGACAACGCCAAGTGCGATGGCCCCAGCGCGCTGCCGCTGGACCAGCTCGAACCCTTCCTCACGCAGATCAAGCGGCTGGATGACCTGGTCAAGTCTTTCGAGCCTTTGAACATCGTCTAA
- a CDS encoding NAD(P)-dependent oxidoreductase, with protein sequence MQRQLLILIEIKETNLAFLKDAGFQLHFAVTPAERAAIPAALAATIDAVLTNGSTGFEAHEIAAMPRLRIVCALGAGYEKIDLAAAQARGIPVTNGRGANDAAVADHALALLLSAARGIVQNDQVARQGKWGASARIERPTVHGKKLGILGLGTIGQQIARRAAGGFDMVVGYHNRRPVADSGGNLAYFDSPLALASWADFLVVATPGGAATHHLVNTAVLEALGPQGFLVNIARGSVVDTQALLAALHAGSIAGAGLDVVEGEPDDMTPDLFQAPNLTLTPHIAGRSPEALAATVKLATANLLACFEGRPLVTPVTA encoded by the coding sequence ATGCAACGGCAACTGCTGATCCTCATCGAAATCAAGGAAACCAATCTGGCCTTCCTGAAGGACGCTGGCTTTCAGCTGCACTTCGCCGTGACCCCGGCGGAACGCGCGGCGATCCCGGCGGCGCTGGCAGCCACCATCGATGCCGTGCTGACCAACGGCTCGACCGGTTTCGAGGCCCATGAAATAGCGGCCATGCCACGCCTGCGCATCGTCTGCGCCCTGGGCGCCGGCTACGAGAAAATCGATCTGGCGGCTGCCCAGGCGCGAGGCATCCCGGTCACCAACGGCCGCGGCGCCAATGACGCGGCGGTGGCGGACCACGCCCTGGCCCTGCTGCTCTCGGCGGCGCGCGGCATCGTGCAGAACGATCAGGTGGCGCGCCAAGGCAAGTGGGGTGCCAGCGCACGTATCGAACGGCCGACGGTGCATGGAAAGAAGCTGGGCATCCTGGGCCTGGGCACCATCGGGCAGCAGATCGCCCGGCGTGCCGCCGGCGGTTTCGACATGGTGGTGGGTTATCACAATCGCCGTCCCGTCGCGGACAGCGGCGGCAACCTGGCCTATTTCGACAGTCCGCTGGCGCTGGCGTCCTGGGCGGACTTTCTGGTGGTCGCCACGCCGGGCGGCGCCGCGACCCATCATCTGGTCAATACGGCGGTGCTTGAAGCATTGGGACCGCAAGGTTTCCTGGTGAACATCGCGCGCGGCAGCGTGGTCGATACGCAGGCCTTGCTGGCGGCCCTGCACGCCGGCAGCATCGCGGGCGCCGGGCTGGACGTGGTGGAAGGCGAGCCCGACGATATGACCCCCGACCTGTTCCAGGCACCCAACCTGACCCTGACGCCGCACATCGCCGGCCGTTCGCCGGAAGCGCTTGCCGCGACGGTCAAACTGGCGACGGCCAATCTGCTGGCGTGTTTCGAAGGCCGGCCGCTGGTCACGCCAGTAACGGCCTGA
- the msrB gene encoding peptide-methionine (R)-S-oxide reductase MsrB translates to MAYHKDPDAIARLTPEQYRVTQQNGTERPDTGEYLHTKEAGLYVDIVSGEPLFASADKFDSHCGWPSFTKPIEPANVAELRDVTHGMIRTEVRSAHGDSHLGHVFPDGPRDRGGLRYCINSASLRFIPRAQMEAEGYGAYVDQVEDVK, encoded by the coding sequence ATGGCCTACCATAAAGACCCCGACGCCATTGCGCGGCTGACCCCCGAGCAATATCGCGTTACCCAGCAGAACGGCACCGAACGTCCCGACACTGGGGAATATCTGCACACCAAGGAAGCCGGCTTGTACGTGGACATCGTGTCCGGCGAGCCCTTGTTCGCGTCCGCGGACAAGTTCGATTCGCACTGCGGCTGGCCCAGCTTCACCAAGCCCATCGAGCCCGCCAACGTCGCTGAACTGCGCGATGTCACGCACGGCATGATCCGTACCGAAGTGCGCTCGGCGCATGGCGACAGCCATCTGGGCCACGTCTTTCCGGACGGCCCGCGTGACCGCGGCGGCCTGCGCTACTGCATCAACTCGGCGTCGTTGCGTTTCATCCCGCGCGCGCAAATGGAAGCCGAAGGCTACGGCGCTTATGTGGATCAAGTGGAGGACGTGAAATGA
- a CDS encoding class I SAM-dependent methyltransferase, which produces MSIDFHSQENKYTYATRTADEGWARAIVAAVAPRDKRVVDVGCGGGIYTQAWDDLGARSVVGIDFSAQMVAAASEKAAGRAHVSFQVGTAQATGLADGSADVVFERALIHHLKNYDECFAEAYRLLAAGGTVLIQDRTPEDVAVPGSPEHIRGYFFDCFPRLTAVEAGRRPVDGNVRAALARAGFTAVESVTLWETRKTYARFDDLAQDLAARTGRSILHELSDDELQVLIAHIGDRTGRAGTITEQDRWTLWIARKQ; this is translated from the coding sequence ATGAGCATCGATTTCCACTCGCAAGAGAACAAATACACCTACGCCACGCGCACGGCGGATGAAGGCTGGGCGCGCGCCATCGTGGCAGCCGTGGCGCCGCGCGACAAGCGGGTGGTGGATGTAGGTTGCGGCGGCGGTATTTACACGCAGGCCTGGGACGACCTGGGCGCGCGCAGCGTGGTCGGCATCGATTTCTCCGCGCAGATGGTTGCCGCTGCCAGTGAAAAAGCCGCGGGGCGTGCCCACGTTTCCTTCCAGGTGGGAACGGCGCAGGCCACTGGCCTGGCGGATGGCAGCGCCGATGTCGTGTTCGAGCGGGCGCTCATCCATCATTTGAAAAACTACGACGAGTGCTTTGCGGAAGCGTATCGCCTGCTGGCGGCGGGCGGCACCGTGCTGATCCAGGATCGCACGCCCGAAGATGTCGCCGTCCCCGGTTCGCCGGAACATATCCGGGGTTATTTCTTCGACTGCTTTCCGCGCCTGACCGCGGTGGAGGCCGGCCGCCGTCCGGTCGACGGCAACGTTCGCGCCGCGTTGGCGCGAGCCGGCTTCACGGCTGTCGAAAGCGTGACGCTGTGGGAGACCCGCAAGACCTACGCGCGCTTCGACGACCTGGCGCAGGATCTTGCCGCGCGCACGGGCCGGTCCATCCTGCACGAACTGAGCGACGACGAACTACAGGTCCTGATCGCACACATCGGCGACCGTACCGGCCGCGCCGGGACCATCACTGAACAGGACCGCTGGACCCTCTGGATCGCGCGCAAGCAATAA
- a CDS encoding helix-turn-helix domain-containing protein: MRYNELTFAADWLSARHDDGSALRFTRKERAVLRRLVERAPHLVTRAALLDLLAEDGADPADRNIDFVVNRLRGKLGDAARAPRYIATQYGEGYYWVATASGNTAGAASTVDAGVAGATATQAAQAPVGLMIGPVHGIAPDSIAADLPAILGVAIRAAGGLDHAVPSVPVTCSQAECDTALAAARYSLEVSCHIDTSRQPTRLHVALVLHHRPSRHVVQTFRTTVPGPADSHSPMLRQVAHQVLAAMWKHGVPLPGLHVPSEKPLELRMHETALMLAASPDSWRESEQRIAQARALTPDDPMLDVMEGLALFTRLILEGTATHGEWLDIEARIETLALRALPRVQDNPLLVLSVARLLFFVERDHTALAEQLAQDAFERSTAFAAAFGTLAPMRMAAGRFEEALRLYDEGIRLAEVGSEFRISLMVMKCVALLASDDRGRLDAACAELYVAKPLTRMQIGLFMAPPPPAPLPPDLQQTLQIIDRGTAQRMLRYAHMAYARHFRAPEHRHNMLKGIVGHFEQHYGADIVPPLLVQARQAYA; encoded by the coding sequence ATGCGCTACAACGAACTCACCTTCGCGGCGGATTGGCTGTCCGCCCGGCACGACGATGGCAGCGCGCTGCGTTTCACACGGAAAGAGCGCGCGGTGTTACGGCGTCTGGTCGAGCGTGCTCCGCATCTGGTCACCCGCGCCGCGCTGCTCGACCTGCTGGCCGAAGACGGCGCGGATCCCGCTGACCGCAATATCGATTTCGTGGTGAACCGCCTGCGCGGCAAACTGGGCGATGCAGCGCGCGCGCCGCGCTATATCGCCACGCAGTACGGCGAAGGCTATTACTGGGTCGCCACCGCGAGCGGGAACACCGCCGGCGCGGCGTCGACCGTCGATGCCGGGGTAGCCGGCGCCACGGCGACGCAGGCCGCACAGGCGCCGGTCGGCTTGATGATCGGCCCCGTGCACGGCATCGCCCCGGACTCCATCGCCGCGGACCTGCCGGCCATCCTGGGCGTCGCCATACGCGCGGCCGGCGGCCTCGACCATGCCGTGCCCAGCGTCCCTGTCACCTGCTCGCAAGCCGAGTGCGACACTGCATTGGCAGCCGCCCGTTACTCGCTGGAAGTCAGCTGCCACATCGACACCAGCCGCCAGCCCACCCGCCTGCATGTGGCCCTGGTTCTGCACCATCGCCCCTCCCGGCATGTCGTGCAGACGTTTCGCACCACGGTACCCGGCCCGGCCGACAGCCATTCGCCGATGCTGCGCCAGGTGGCGCATCAGGTGCTGGCCGCCATGTGGAAACATGGCGTGCCGCTGCCCGGCCTGCATGTGCCCTCGGAAAAGCCGCTGGAATTGCGCATGCACGAAACCGCCCTGATGCTGGCGGCTTCGCCCGACAGCTGGCGCGAGAGCGAGCAGCGCATCGCCCAGGCGCGCGCGTTAACGCCGGACGACCCGATGCTGGACGTGATGGAGGGCCTGGCGCTCTTCACCCGCCTGATCCTTGAGGGCACGGCGACGCATGGCGAATGGTTGGACATCGAAGCCCGCATCGAGACCCTGGCGCTGCGCGCCTTGCCGCGTGTACAGGACAATCCGCTGCTGGTGCTGAGCGTGGCGCGCCTGCTGTTCTTCGTCGAACGTGACCATACCGCGCTGGCTGAGCAACTGGCGCAGGATGCGTTCGAACGCAGCACCGCCTTCGCCGCGGCGTTCGGCACGCTGGCGCCGATGCGCATGGCGGCCGGCCGTTTCGAGGAAGCGCTGCGGCTCTATGACGAAGGCATCCGCCTGGCTGAAGTGGGTTCCGAATTCCGCATCAGCCTGATGGTGATGAAGTGCGTCGCGCTCTTGGCGAGCGATGATCGGGGCCGGCTTGACGCCGCCTGCGCCGAACTCTACGTGGCCAAGCCGCTGACCCGCATGCAGATCGGCCTGTTCATGGCGCCACCGCCGCCCGCGCCGCTGCCGCCGGACCTGCAGCAGACCCTGCAGATCATCGACCGTGGCACCGCGCAGCGCATGCTGCGCTACGCCCACATGGCCTACGCCCGCCATTTCCGCGCGCCCGAACATCGGCACAACATGCTCAAGGGCATCGTCGGGCATTTCGAACAGCACTATGGGGCGGACATCGTGCCGCCTTTGCTGGTGCAGGCGCGGCAGGCTTACGCTTGA
- a CDS encoding cysteine dioxygenase family protein codes for MSNPSPSAAVTAERRQRVQDTLGDIRQLLSGKPLSRELLADISARLERLAQARELFDTSEFPPPAGGKGESTRYRLNPDDGDDDIALYLNSINPGKTSVPHNHTTWAVIVAIAGDELNRVYERTDDGSDPEFAKLALAREQIVRPGAPIAFLPDDLHSIHVTGTAPTLHFHLYGQPLETLSGRIGVEPDTGRIVNYNKSKMKESVAAGG; via the coding sequence ATGAGCAATCCGTCCCCATCCGCCGCCGTGACGGCCGAGCGCCGCCAACGCGTGCAAGACACGCTGGGCGATATCCGCCAACTGCTGTCCGGCAAACCGCTGAGCCGAGAACTGCTGGCCGACATCAGTGCCCGTCTGGAGCGCCTGGCGCAGGCCCGCGAGCTGTTCGACACCAGCGAATTCCCGCCGCCCGCCGGCGGCAAGGGCGAGTCGACGCGCTACCGCCTGAATCCGGACGACGGTGATGACGACATCGCGCTGTATCTGAATTCCATCAATCCGGGCAAGACGTCGGTGCCGCACAATCACACCACCTGGGCGGTGATAGTCGCCATCGCGGGCGACGAGCTGAACCGGGTCTATGAGCGGACGGACGATGGCAGCGACCCGGAATTCGCCAAGCTGGCCCTGGCGCGCGAACAGATCGTGCGGCCGGGCGCGCCCATCGCCTTCCTGCCGGATGATCTGCACAGCATCCACGTCACCGGCACGGCGCCGACCCTGCATTTCCACCTCTATGGCCAGCCGCTGGAAACGCTGAGCGGCCGCATCGGGGTCGAGCCGGACACCGGCCGCATCGTCAACTACAACAAGTCGAAGATGAAAGAGAGCGTGGCGGCCGGCGGCTGA
- a CDS encoding tetratricopeptide repeat protein: protein MAAAESSKDILARAAQAFQAGDFPTAVDLLTPAASAHPEDADLAAALAYGLSRVGSLTLAAEQFERAIALRPKDTALLRDAGAVHLRNGHLDTALERFRAAYRQSNNDLSLLGSIVEVLLRLQRGSEALTLVDGTLALAPRAAALHYMQGVVLGGLGRQQEERQAYENAIKLDPRLVDAHTNLGVLARDQHRFDDALRHFKHALAIDSEHAGARTNRAQTNLLLGQFTHGWRDYEWRWRDGRQAMPYAGSPWLGEGKLTGQTLLVHAEQGLGDTIQFSRYVPALIPLAGKVILRVQASLAALLRANLTGVTVIGDDEQTPAFDRHVPLLSLPLALSKQRVEPWPLGQPLRADEALKKEWAALLPTHSAGSMPRIGLAWSGNAAHPDDRNRSIAFAELAPLLQAPCEFVCVQKDIRPADLAAIAQWRSVAGHENLHVPNDALRDFSESAALMANLDRVITVDTASAHLAGALGIPTDLLLPAMPDWRWQLNRTDTPWYPSVTLHRKAAGDTWAKVLQGLRERLQTAG from the coding sequence ATGGCCGCGGCCGAATCCAGCAAAGACATCCTGGCGCGCGCCGCCCAAGCATTCCAGGCCGGGGACTTTCCCACGGCCGTCGACCTGCTCACGCCCGCGGCGTCAGCGCATCCCGAAGATGCCGATCTGGCCGCCGCCCTGGCGTATGGCTTGAGCCGTGTCGGCTCGCTGACCCTGGCTGCGGAGCAGTTCGAACGGGCCATCGCCCTGCGCCCCAAGGACACTGCCCTGCTGCGCGACGCTGGCGCGGTACACCTGCGCAATGGCCACCTGGACACCGCGCTGGAGCGTTTTCGTGCAGCCTACCGCCAGTCCAACAACGACCTGTCCCTGCTCGGCAGCATCGTCGAAGTGCTGCTGCGCCTGCAACGCGGCAGCGAAGCATTGACGCTGGTCGACGGTACGCTGGCGCTGGCGCCGCGCGCGGCCGCGCTGCATTACATGCAAGGCGTGGTGCTGGGGGGATTGGGGCGCCAGCAGGAAGAGCGGCAGGCCTATGAGAACGCCATCAAGCTGGATCCCCGGCTGGTCGACGCGCACACCAACCTGGGCGTGCTGGCGCGCGACCAGCATCGCTTCGACGATGCCTTGCGCCACTTCAAGCATGCCCTGGCCATCGATTCCGAACACGCCGGCGCGCGCACCAACCGCGCGCAGACCAACCTGCTGCTGGGCCAGTTCACGCACGGCTGGCGCGACTATGAGTGGCGCTGGCGCGATGGCCGCCAGGCCATGCCTTACGCCGGCTCGCCGTGGCTGGGCGAGGGCAAGCTGACCGGCCAGACCCTGCTGGTGCATGCCGAACAAGGATTGGGGGATACCATCCAGTTCAGCCGTTATGTGCCGGCGCTGATTCCTTTGGCTGGCAAGGTGATCCTGCGGGTGCAGGCATCGTTGGCGGCCTTGCTGCGCGCGAATCTGACGGGTGTCACCGTCATCGGTGACGACGAGCAGACACCGGCTTTCGATCGCCATGTGCCGCTGCTCAGCCTGCCGCTGGCCTTGTCGAAGCAACGCGTCGAGCCCTGGCCGCTGGGCCAGCCATTGCGCGCAGATGAGGCCTTGAAGAAGGAGTGGGCAGCATTGCTGCCGACGCACAGCGCGGGTTCGATGCCGCGCATCGGCCTGGCGTGGTCGGGCAATGCCGCGCATCCCGACGATCGCAATCGTTCGATTGCCTTCGCCGAGCTGGCTCCGCTGCTGCAGGCGCCGTGTGAATTCGTGTGCGTGCAGAAGGACATCCGTCCCGCCGACCTGGCTGCCATCGCGCAATGGCGTTCGGTAGCGGGCCATGAGAACCTTCACGTTCCCAACGATGCGCTGCGCGACTTCTCGGAAAGCGCCGCGCTGATGGCGAACCTGGATCGCGTCATCACCGTCGACACGGCCTCCGCCCATCTGGCCGGCGCCCTGGGCATTCCCACCGACCTGCTGCTGCCGGCCATGCCCGACTGGCGCTGGCAGCTGAATCGCACCGACACGCCCTGGTATCCGTCGGTCACCCTGCACCGCAAGGCAGCAGGAGACACATGGGCCAAGGTACTGCAGGGATTGCGTGAGCGCCTGCAAACGGCTGGCTGA
- the msrA gene encoding peptide-methionine (S)-S-oxide reductase MsrA yields the protein MSQERAVLAGGCFWGMQDLIRRYDGVISTRVGYSGGDVDNATYRNHGTHAEAIEIIFDPAKISFRKILEFFFQIHDPTTPNRQGNDMGTSYRSAIFYVDEEQKRVAEQTIADVNASGLWPGKVVTELAPVGPFWEAEPEHQDYLERIPNGYTCHFIRPNWKL from the coding sequence ATGAGTCAGGAACGCGCGGTACTCGCGGGCGGTTGCTTCTGGGGCATGCAAGACCTGATCCGTCGCTACGACGGCGTCATCAGCACGCGTGTCGGTTATAGCGGCGGCGACGTGGACAACGCCACCTACCGCAATCACGGCACGCATGCCGAGGCCATCGAGATCATTTTCGATCCGGCGAAGATCAGCTTTCGCAAGATCCTGGAATTCTTCTTCCAGATCCATGATCCGACCACGCCCAATCGGCAGGGCAATGACATGGGCACCAGCTACCGTTCCGCCATCTTCTATGTCGATGAAGAGCAGAAGCGGGTCGCTGAGCAGACCATCGCGGATGTGAATGCGTCGGGCTTGTGGCCTGGAAAGGTGGTGACCGAGCTGGCGCCCGTTGGGCCGTTCTGGGAAGCGGAACCTGAGCATCAGGACTATCTGGAGCGCATTCCCAACGGCTACACCTGCCACTTCATCCGCCCAAACTGGAAGTTATGA
- a CDS encoding MmgE/PrpD family protein: protein MLDHTPQDQAAEDTRVENKPMDAAAPGMTRRHFLQAGMLAGAGPALLAAAPAMAADAATSAPAAGAAKATDKADGKAPKEQQDTKGGQTVTLAGYGAALRYEQIPPEVLQRAKDAMTDAVATIIYGAQLPWSKMIIAYARQNGSGGKSQILGSGTQPVHPQMAALAQGAMAHAFELDNLTKPDSGAHPGAALFSSGLAMAQDKGRSGQALLTAFVAGAEVMLRIGYATKHTNEERGFHAPGTTGPFGGAVTVGHLLGFDQARMVNAMGIAGSCAGGLLAFAHAGNGAMVKRLNVGRGAEGGVVAADLAAQGFTGPSTVLEGEGGFLRAFCPEYDLAELTRGLGSTYETMNIMIKRYACHITAHTPVEAMLGLRKANGFKADDIDSITVAGSPRMTTVNNIPKPADSLLAQFSIPFCVALSMYRNPVDPRSFDEHVAQDANILALTQRVAMQVAPGQKNNDLASTVTVKLKDGREFSSHVTAFTGTPEHPLDRAGLREKFMLLTRGHPEAAMAKLFDRIQSLEKEKNLDWLRV, encoded by the coding sequence ATGCTGGATCACACCCCCCAGGACCAAGCCGCTGAAGACACGCGCGTGGAAAACAAACCCATGGACGCCGCGGCCCCCGGCATGACGCGCCGCCATTTCCTGCAGGCCGGCATGCTGGCCGGCGCGGGCCCGGCGCTGCTGGCCGCCGCACCCGCCATGGCGGCCGATGCCGCGACGAGCGCCCCGGCCGCGGGCGCGGCAAAAGCCACGGACAAGGCCGATGGCAAAGCCCCGAAAGAACAGCAGGACACCAAGGGCGGCCAGACCGTGACGCTGGCGGGCTACGGCGCGGCCCTGCGCTACGAGCAGATTCCGCCCGAAGTCCTGCAGCGCGCCAAGGACGCCATGACGGACGCCGTCGCCACCATCATCTACGGTGCGCAGCTGCCGTGGAGCAAGATGATCATCGCCTATGCGCGGCAGAACGGTTCGGGTGGCAAGAGCCAGATCCTGGGCAGTGGCACGCAGCCGGTGCATCCGCAGATGGCGGCATTGGCGCAGGGTGCGATGGCGCATGCCTTCGAGCTGGATAACCTGACCAAGCCCGACAGCGGCGCCCATCCTGGCGCGGCCCTGTTTTCCTCCGGCCTGGCGATGGCGCAGGACAAGGGGCGAAGCGGCCAGGCGCTGCTGACGGCCTTCGTGGCCGGCGCCGAAGTGATGCTGCGCATCGGCTATGCGACCAAGCACACCAACGAAGAGCGCGGCTTCCATGCGCCGGGCACCACCGGTCCGTTCGGCGGCGCGGTGACGGTGGGACATCTGCTGGGCTTCGACCAGGCGCGCATGGTCAATGCCATGGGCATCGCCGGCTCCTGCGCTGGTGGCCTGCTGGCCTTCGCCCATGCCGGCAACGGCGCCATGGTCAAACGCCTGAACGTGGGGCGTGGCGCCGAAGGCGGCGTGGTGGCGGCGGATCTGGCCGCGCAGGGATTCACGGGGCCCAGCACGGTGCTGGAGGGCGAAGGCGGCTTCCTGCGCGCATTCTGCCCTGAGTACGACCTGGCCGAATTGACGCGCGGGCTGGGCAGCACCTACGAGACCATGAACATCATGATCAAGCGCTACGCCTGCCACATCACGGCGCACACGCCGGTGGAAGCCATGCTGGGCCTGCGCAAGGCGAACGGCTTCAAGGCAGACGACATCGACAGCATCACGGTAGCGGGCAGCCCGCGCATGACCACGGTCAACAACATTCCGAAGCCGGCCGATTCCCTGCTGGCGCAGTTCAGCATTCCGTTCTGCGTGGCCTTGTCCATGTATCGCAATCCGGTGGATCCGCGCTCCTTCGACGAGCACGTGGCGCAGGACGCGAACATCCTGGCCTTGACGCAGCGGGTGGCCATGCAGGTCGCGCCGGGCCAGAAGAACAATGACCTGGCCAGCACGGTGACCGTGAAGCTCAAGGATGGGCGTGAGTTCAGCAGCCACGTCACCGCGTTCACCGGCACGCCGGAGCACCCACTGGATCGCGCCGGGTTGCGCGAGAAGTTCATGCTGTTGACGCGCGGCCACCCGGAAGCGGCCATGGCCAAGCTGTTCGACCGCATCCAGAGCCTGGAGAAAGAGAAGAACCTGGACTGGCTGCGGGTCTGA